The Tripterygium wilfordii isolate XIE 37 chromosome 5, ASM1340144v1, whole genome shotgun sequence DNA segment TGGATTTGAGCTAAATCAGTGAGAAATGATGTTTGATTTTAGTTTGCTGCCAATATAAACCTGGATACTTGAGAATTACTTTTCCTTAAATAAAAGGTTCATAATCGAATTAAAAACAGGAGACTTGTTTGAGTTCTCCACAAAATATGTCTTAGCTGACAGATAAAATGATGAATATAAGTCTCAATATTTAGGTTCTTACAAGAATTGCTTTGCAATTGTATTAAGATCTGACATTTGATTGATGTACTTGTAGGAGAGGAGGAAGTCCTTTATATCCATTTATTTTTCCTGTTTGAGTTTTTTACCCGCCAGAGTTTCCATTGTTATAACTTTTTGAAAATCATAATAGTTGTATTTGCTTTAACTCTGTTCTTTTGTTTCCTCAGATTTGACATGGAGACAAGTATTAAGGGTAATAGCAGGCGTCGCCTCTGGTTTGGCACACATCCACGCAGCTGGCCTAGTCCACAGGGACATAAAGCCCCAAAGTGTCATAGTAAACCAGGTTAGTTAAATAGCTAAGTCTGGATAACAGATTGATTCTCAAGTTTCACCACCCACTTATGTGACCCTCATTTTTGCTTATTCAGTTATTTTTTCTTGGATGTTCTTTTTCAGGATTTTCATCCAACGATTGTGGATTTAAACTTAATTTGTCAAGAGGGAGAAATTACTGATGTGCAAGGCCCGACTTACGGATATTTTTCCAAAGAAGATGTGAATGAAGGTAGAATCCATTCTACATCTTACTTGATGTTTATCTTTATCTGCCCAGAGTTCGAATAAGTTGAGATATTATTAAGCAATGTCTGATTGTTGATGAATGTTTAAGAGAATTAGGTACATGACATGAGCAATTGAAAATAGAGAGAAACTGAGTTTTTCTTACAATCGTGAGTTTGAAAATCTGTACCTGAACTCCCTTATGATTTAAACATGTGTTGCAGTGTTGGGGATTTTATTTTCTCGCATAAAAGATACATAGAGTGCATGTTGTGGACgtcattttcttgcataaaagaTTTTTTCTCGCATAAAAGATACATAGAGTGCATGTGTTGTACCTCTCTCGCATCAaaagtttttttccccctttattGAACTCTTTATCACCATACATAAGAGCCTGTTTACTGGCATACCTGTCTAATCTTTTCTGGACTAGAAAGTGATCATGGTTCTGTTAAACCATAAGAGATTAATGGTTATCTTCATACAAGATGGACTGTAGCTGTATGTATACATATGTGACACTGGCTTCTCTGTGTCCTCTTATGAGTCGTGGTCCTTGTGGAATATAAGCAATGTTTATATAAATGGTTGAATTGATGTTATAATTATTTCATAATTTAACCATCACCATGTCCTGACAGGAATAGCAAAGCCATCCCAGGACATGTATGCCTTTGGAATTTTCATTCTCCAGGCAGTGATGAGGCgtcaacaagtcttctccacgCAAACACCCGTTGTCGTGCCTCATATTCTTGATTCAATGCAAACAGCAATGACCAAGAGGGGCCATGCAGTTGATGAACGGCTAATGATGCGTGGATGCTCCCCCTCACAAGCCAAGAAAGTCACAACTGTTGCCCTGCAATGTGTTCAAGTCGTGAATGCACGCCCAACCAGCACACAAGTTGAAAAGGAGCTCAAAAAGGAACTCAAAGTACTGACAATCCTTCATGTTTAACATAAACGTCTACTAAGATGCTGGGATTCGAAATGGTTGGGGCCAAAGTACTTGTTCTTCAGTTATAATTGGAAGGAGAACATTGGCGTCAGTTCACTATTGATGTAATTAACTTTTCCCGCAAAATCACCTTCTATAGACAATATAGCTAATTTATTTACTATTTCTTGTGACTACTATAATATTAAACTATTAATAGTCTAGTGATTTTACAAAAATATGGTATCTTGGGAATTTGGGGGCCTGGGTGACAGTCTGGCCTGCCCCCGTGACGTCTGTGAGAGTTTGAGATGGTGTAATCTTAAATTAATTGCACCATTTATTTTCTAGTAAAAAGGATTATTCTCTCCCGTGGAGAATGAGTTTTAATATGAAAATGATTATTTCACACTCGTAAGCACTTATTATTTCTTACCAAATATCATTTTGGTCACATCATCTCATATACTCATCTCAC contains these protein-coding regions:
- the LOC119998339 gene encoding probable serine/threonine-protein kinase PBL20, translating into MAFRDVALEELLKLLPNALLMGQGASDSIDDRAIPANSSQITTVAIRVLDRESGHAELQWLSRLENHPNIIPFTGRCTTRDRVYLVSEYFNNVTFYDRLTEDLTWRQVLRVIAGVASGLAHIHAAGLVHRDIKPQSVIVNQDFHPTIVDLNLICQEGEITDVQGPTYGYFSKEDVNEGIAKPSQDMYAFGIFILQAVMRRQQVFSTQTPVVVPHILDSMQTAMTKRGHAVDERLMMRGCSPSQAKKVTTVALQCVQVVNARPTSTQVEKELKKELKVLTILHV